A section of the Ignavibacteria bacterium genome encodes:
- a CDS encoding ethanolamine utilization protein EutN, with amino-acid sequence MILGRVTGTLVSTQKNKHLISHKHLIVHPVDLNLNLKGEKDLIALDFVDAGVNDIVLVTQEGDAAQQILGHKNAPVHSVIVAVVDQLEIKK; translated from the coding sequence ATGATTCTTGGTAGGGTAACCGGAACCTTAGTCTCGACTCAAAAAAATAAGCATCTTATTTCTCATAAGCATTTGATTGTTCATCCAGTTGATCTTAATTTAAATTTAAAAGGGGAAAAAGATTTAATTGCTTTAGATTTTGTGGATGCTGGAGTGAACGATATCGTACTTGTAACTCAAGAAGGAGATGCGGCGCAACAAATTTTAGGGCATAAAAACGCACCTGTCCACAGTGTTATTGTGGCAGTTGTTGATCAATTAGAAATTAAAAAATAA